A genomic window from Fibrobacterota bacterium includes:
- the tatC gene encoding twin-arginine translocase subunit TatC, whose amino-acid sequence MLSRPLASLKPVPRIIVTSPMGTVSMSFQVGLVAGSVLAAPWVFWQLWRFVRPALHDRERSIALAALGWSTLLFFAGMVVAYFSILPLTLRWLMTYGEGMFDQLWTVDAFTSMSLQLMGGFGAMFEFPLLTWVLARMGVVGPGHLWRYSRLAIVVIFVLAAVLTPPDPVSQCIMAVPMLGLYLTGILTSRLAWRGK is encoded by the coding sequence GTGCTATCGCGACCGCTGGCCTCGCTGAAACCGGTGCCGCGCATCATCGTGACCAGCCCCATGGGCACGGTGTCCATGTCGTTCCAAGTGGGATTGGTCGCGGGCTCCGTCCTGGCCGCGCCCTGGGTGTTCTGGCAGCTGTGGCGGTTCGTTCGCCCCGCCCTCCATGATCGCGAACGCTCCATCGCCTTGGCGGCTCTCGGTTGGTCCACTCTGCTGTTCTTCGCGGGCATGGTGGTCGCCTATTTCTCCATCCTGCCACTGACCTTGCGCTGGCTCATGACCTACGGTGAAGGCATGTTCGACCAGCTGTGGACCGTCGACGCGTTCACTTCGATGAGTCTGCAGCTGATGGGAGGGTTCGGCGCGATGTTCGAATTTCCCCTCCTGACCTGGGTCCTGGCGCGGATGGGCGTGGTGGGGCCGGGCCACCTTTGGCGGTACTCGCGATTGGCGATCGTGGTGATCTTCGTTTTGGCCGCCGTGCTGACCCCGCCGGATCCTGTCAGCCAATGCATCATGGCCGTGCCCATGCTGGGCCTGTACCTGACGGGAATCCTCACCTCGCGCCTGGCCTGGAGGGGCAAGTAG
- the tatA gene encoding twin-arginine translocase TatA/TatE family subunit produces MGMIGGFEWVIILVIVLLLFGPSKLPQLAKGLGQSVKEFRDASKKNAVEPDKEKTTETKPEGSKEA; encoded by the coding sequence ATGGGCATGATCGGCGGATTCGAATGGGTGATCATCCTGGTGATCGTCCTCTTGCTGTTCGGGCCTTCCAAGCTGCCCCAGTTGGCCAAAGGATTGGGGCAATCCGTGAAGGAATTCCGGGACGCATCGAAAAAGAATGCGGTTGAACCGGACAAGGAAAAAACCACCGAAACCAAGCCAGAAGGCTCGAAGGAAGCTTGA
- a CDS encoding TIGR01777 family protein translates to MTSKTIAVAGASGLIASAAIPQLEASGWSVVRLVRRSARHAGERKWDPREKAPHDLLDGCQAVLNLCGHSIADWPWTKSTRRSILESRVLATSSLAKAAVGAGIETFVNGSAMGYYGSQGDRPLSEFSPTGAGFLAEVCRSWERALSPLDGKSTRTAELRTGIVLSSRGGSLPPQWRAWKRGLGAILGDGSQWTPWIQLEDAARAIVHILEQPGLHGPINLCSPHPAIQRDFSHALATAVGSTTRLRAPGWLLRGLLGDFATELLLSSQRGDPKVLTESGFTWNFPRLEEALAKIRSEFAK, encoded by the coding sequence ATGACATCCAAGACCATCGCCGTCGCCGGCGCCAGCGGGCTGATCGCCAGCGCCGCCATCCCGCAGCTGGAAGCCTCCGGCTGGAGCGTGGTGCGACTGGTGCGCCGAAGCGCCCGACACGCAGGCGAACGAAAGTGGGACCCACGCGAGAAAGCCCCGCACGACCTGTTGGATGGATGCCAGGCGGTCTTGAACCTGTGCGGGCATTCCATCGCCGATTGGCCCTGGACCAAATCCACCCGCAGATCCATCCTGGAAAGCCGTGTCCTGGCCACATCCAGCTTGGCCAAAGCCGCCGTCGGCGCCGGTATCGAGACCTTCGTGAACGGCTCCGCCATGGGGTATTACGGAAGCCAAGGCGACAGGCCCCTGTCCGAATTCTCCCCGACCGGAGCCGGATTCCTGGCCGAAGTCTGCCGGAGCTGGGAAAGGGCGCTCTCGCCCCTGGATGGCAAGTCGACGCGAACAGCGGAATTGCGGACAGGAATCGTCTTGTCGTCGCGCGGCGGAAGCCTCCCTCCCCAGTGGAGGGCCTGGAAACGTGGCCTGGGAGCCATTCTGGGCGACGGCTCCCAATGGACCCCCTGGATCCAGTTGGAAGACGCGGCCAGAGCGATCGTCCACATCCTGGAGCAGCCCGGACTTCATGGGCCGATCAACCTCTGTTCGCCCCATCCCGCCATACAGCGCGACTTTTCCCATGCGCTTGCCACGGCTGTCGGCTCGACCACCCGCCTGCGGGCGCCCGGCTGGCTCCTGCGCGGCCTTTTGGGAGATTTCGCGACCGAACTCCTTTTGTCCAGCCAGAGAGGCGACCCGAAGGTTTTGACGGAATCTGGCTTCACATGGAACTTCCCCCGCCTGGAGGAGGCGCTGGCAAAGATCCGATCAGAATTTGCGAAGTAG
- a CDS encoding glycoside hydrolase family 5 protein, producing MKGVNFGGWFSQIDAIEEKDPKGFPGIEEHVRTFLGPDDFRQVRRWGFDHVRLPVDWQYVFDENIRPKEGILAALDRAIEGLLAEGLGVILDLHKCPGHDFHDGTRRDQAFFTDPAHRRDCLRVWSQLAERFGHRQGVMLELLNEPVAPSAAVWNEVKDDLVRSVRSLAPKATLVVGSNLWNNASEFAHLTPVDDDNILYSVHLYNPIFFTHQKAPWLDDPVFQVPRTYPGTYDLPEGEKGRLPADRGLWNKDRMNEHLESVFEFRRKHSVPVACNEFGVYMGGADARSRLNWMTDVLDLFREHDVGWTYWNYKNLDFGIVSIGESLFQNSPQYDNPERTDRELLALLRKF from the coding sequence ATGAAGGGCGTGAATTTCGGCGGCTGGTTCAGCCAGATCGATGCGATCGAGGAGAAGGATCCGAAAGGTTTCCCGGGCATCGAAGAACACGTGCGCACATTCCTGGGACCTGACGATTTCCGTCAGGTGCGCCGATGGGGATTCGATCATGTGCGGCTGCCGGTGGATTGGCAGTACGTCTTCGACGAAAATATCCGTCCCAAGGAGGGAATTCTCGCGGCCCTCGATCGGGCGATCGAAGGATTGCTGGCCGAAGGGCTGGGCGTGATCCTTGACTTGCACAAGTGCCCCGGCCACGATTTCCACGATGGCACCCGCCGCGACCAGGCTTTTTTCACCGATCCCGCCCACCGCAGGGATTGTCTGCGGGTCTGGTCCCAGCTCGCCGAGCGGTTCGGACACCGGCAAGGCGTGATGCTGGAACTTCTGAACGAACCCGTGGCGCCCAGCGCCGCGGTGTGGAACGAAGTCAAGGACGACCTGGTCCGTAGCGTCCGGTCACTGGCCCCCAAGGCCACATTGGTGGTGGGGTCCAATCTTTGGAACAACGCGTCGGAATTCGCCCACCTCACCCCGGTGGACGACGACAACATCCTCTACAGCGTCCATCTCTACAACCCCATCTTCTTCACACACCAGAAGGCGCCTTGGCTGGACGATCCCGTGTTCCAGGTGCCTCGCACCTATCCGGGGACCTACGACCTTCCCGAGGGTGAAAAGGGTCGGTTGCCCGCCGACCGAGGTTTGTGGAACAAGGACCGGATGAACGAGCATCTGGAGAGCGTCTTCGAATTCCGCCGCAAGCATTCCGTGCCCGTGGCCTGCAACGAGTTCGGGGTCTACATGGGCGGAGCCGACGCGCGAAGCCGCCTGAACTGGATGACAGACGTGTTGGACCTGTTCCGCGAGCACGACGTGGGCTGGACCTACTGGAACTACAAGAACCTCGATTTCGGGATCGTGAGCATCGGGGAGAGCCTGTTCCAGAACAGTCCCCAGTACGACAATCCCGAGCGGACCGACCGCGAGCTTCTCGCGCTACTTCGCAAATTCTGA
- a CDS encoding beta-glucosidase — protein sequence MPHAQVRTSDPRTESFPEGFLWGSATSSFQIEGAWDEDGKGESNWDRFCHTPEKIFGGHTGDVACDHYHLWRNDLDLMARLGMKSYRFSVSWPRIQPKGTGPTLTKGLDFYERIVDGCLERGIEPCCTLFHWDLPQALEDKGGWVNRDTAKAMGDLAYHLANRFGDRVKRWMPINEGPCIADNAYGRGAFAPGIKGGVQLVRQTRHTVLLAHAYASQALRQTLGRDRISVGFVHNPTPFLPATTDPADIAGARAKFLEGAAWWLDPLWKGCYPALEWDQLGADVPEVLDGELALIGDKPDFLGLNLYYAERFSAQEPSTWKRPEALRTDFDWVVEPDILYWVPLWCQEEWNPDYMMITENGCAWEAGGLQDDHRLAFYREHLRSLAQSVAEGARVTGYFAWSLLDNFEWTSGYSKRFGLVHVDFQTQERTPKASALWYSKVAQENRIVAGAHHIELP from the coding sequence ATGCCTCACGCACAAGTCAGAACCAGCGATCCCAGAACCGAATCGTTCCCCGAGGGCTTTCTATGGGGCTCGGCCACCTCCAGCTTCCAGATCGAAGGCGCTTGGGACGAGGATGGCAAGGGAGAGTCGAATTGGGACCGTTTCTGTCACACACCGGAAAAAATCTTCGGCGGACACACGGGCGACGTCGCCTGCGACCACTACCACCTTTGGCGGAATGACCTCGATTTGATGGCCCGCCTGGGCATGAAATCCTACCGGTTTTCCGTTTCCTGGCCGCGGATCCAGCCCAAGGGCACTGGACCGACCCTCACCAAGGGCCTCGATTTCTACGAACGGATCGTGGATGGTTGCCTGGAGAGAGGGATCGAGCCCTGCTGCACCCTGTTCCACTGGGACCTGCCCCAGGCCCTGGAAGACAAGGGCGGATGGGTCAATCGCGACACGGCCAAGGCCATGGGCGATCTTGCCTACCACCTGGCCAACCGCTTTGGCGATCGCGTCAAGCGCTGGATGCCCATCAACGAAGGCCCGTGCATCGCCGACAACGCCTACGGACGCGGCGCGTTCGCGCCAGGCATCAAGGGTGGAGTCCAATTGGTCCGCCAGACACGCCACACCGTGTTGTTGGCCCACGCCTACGCATCCCAAGCACTGCGCCAAACACTGGGACGCGATCGGATCTCGGTGGGCTTCGTCCACAATCCCACTCCATTCCTTCCCGCCACCACCGACCCGGCAGACATCGCCGGAGCCCGTGCGAAATTCCTGGAAGGAGCCGCCTGGTGGCTGGATCCGCTCTGGAAAGGCTGTTATCCTGCCCTCGAATGGGATCAGCTCGGTGCGGATGTCCCGGAAGTCCTGGACGGAGAGCTGGCGTTGATCGGCGACAAACCCGATTTCCTCGGTTTGAACCTCTACTACGCCGAACGCTTCTCCGCCCAGGAGCCCTCCACCTGGAAGCGACCGGAAGCATTGCGGACGGATTTTGACTGGGTGGTGGAACCGGACATCCTCTACTGGGTGCCACTGTGGTGCCAGGAGGAATGGAACCCGGACTACATGATGATCACGGAAAACGGCTGCGCCTGGGAAGCAGGCGGCCTGCAAGACGACCACCGCCTGGCTTTCTACCGGGAACACCTGCGCTCCCTGGCCCAATCCGTCGCCGAGGGCGCCCGCGTGACCGGTTACTTCGCCTGGAGCTTGCTGGACAATTTCGAGTGGACCAGCGGGTACTCCAAGCGATTTGGGCTGGTACATGTGGATTTCCAGACCCAGGAGCGCACCCCAAAGGCATCGGCGCTGTGGTATTCCAAGGTGGCCCAGGAAAACCGGATCGTCGCCGGGGCGCACCACATCGAGCTTCCGTAG